From Planifilum fimeticola, one genomic window encodes:
- a CDS encoding ABC transporter ATP-binding protein yields MSEPLLQIRNLKTYFFQDDGVVPAVDGIDLEVKRKETLALVGESGCGKSITSFSILKLLPERGKIVEGEILFDGKEIRILPEEEMVRIRGNEISMIFQEPMTSLNPVMTIGDQIAESLILHQRLDKKAARLRTVELLKLVGFPRAEEIVDEYPHQLSGGMRQRAMIAMAVACNPKLLIADEPTTALDVTIQAQILELMREVKEKFDTSILLITHDLGVVAEMADRVVVMYAGRVVEEADVIRLFEQPAHPYTEGLLKSVPSLEEEQKRLYSIRGNVPSPDEWPKGCKFAPRCEKAWEKCRLAEPELLEIAPGHRVRCFLHESGEEDKG; encoded by the coding sequence TTGTCTGAGCCGTTGCTTCAAATTCGGAATCTTAAAACGTACTTCTTTCAAGATGACGGCGTGGTCCCGGCGGTGGACGGGATCGATCTGGAGGTGAAGCGAAAAGAGACACTGGCTTTGGTGGGGGAGTCCGGTTGCGGGAAGAGCATCACGTCCTTCTCCATTTTGAAGCTGCTTCCCGAACGGGGGAAGATCGTCGAGGGGGAGATTCTCTTCGACGGCAAGGAAATCCGGATCCTGCCGGAGGAGGAGATGGTCCGCATCCGCGGGAACGAGATATCGATGATCTTTCAGGAGCCGATGACCTCTCTCAACCCCGTGATGACGATCGGGGATCAGATCGCCGAAAGCCTGATCCTCCATCAGAGGTTGGACAAGAAGGCGGCCCGCCTTCGGACGGTGGAGCTTCTGAAGCTGGTCGGTTTTCCGCGGGCCGAGGAGATCGTCGACGAGTATCCGCACCAATTGTCCGGCGGCATGCGCCAGCGGGCGATGATCGCCATGGCTGTGGCGTGCAATCCCAAGTTGTTGATCGCCGATGAACCGACGACGGCCTTGGACGTGACCATCCAGGCGCAAATTCTGGAGCTGATGCGCGAGGTGAAGGAGAAATTCGACACCTCGATCCTGCTGATCACCCACGATTTGGGAGTCGTGGCCGAAATGGCCGACCGGGTCGTGGTGATGTACGCGGGAAGGGTGGTGGAGGAGGCGGATGTGATCCGCCTGTTTGAACAACCCGCGCATCCGTATACGGAGGGGCTTCTGAAATCGGTTCCCAGCCTGGAGGAGGAACAGAAGCGCTTGTATTCGATTCGCGGAAACGTGCCGTCGCCCGATGAATGGCCCAAGGGATGCAAATTTGCTCCCCGCTGCGAAAAGGCCTGGGAAAAATGCCGCTTGGCTGAGCCGGAACTGCTGGAGATCGCCCCGGGTCACCGCGTCCGCTGTTTCCTGCACGAGTCCGGAGAGGAGGACAAGGGATGA
- a CDS encoding ABC transporter ATP-binding protein translates to MSETVLEVKNLSKYFPIRGGVLRRVVGHVKAVDQVSFSVKKGETFGLVGESGCGKSTTGRTILRLLEPTSGQVLFEGQDIAHLSRQSMRRVRRDLQMVFQDPFASLTPTMTVGELIEEPMKVHGLYSKRERKEKVREMMETVGLDPAYIQRYPHEFSGGQRQRIGIARALSLRPKLIIADEPVSALDVSIQSQILNLMEDLQDQFGLTYIFIAHDLSVVKHISDRVGVMYLGRMVEVAPKRELYGHPAHPYTQALLSAVPVPNPRHKRERIVLSGNVPSPANPPSGCAFHPRCPKAFDRCEAERPEMIHLGGEHYVACHLFEERAQTG, encoded by the coding sequence ATGAGCGAAACCGTTTTGGAAGTGAAAAATCTCTCCAAGTATTTTCCCATCCGGGGCGGGGTGCTGCGCAGGGTGGTCGGCCATGTCAAGGCCGTCGACCAGGTGAGCTTTTCGGTGAAGAAGGGGGAAACCTTCGGCCTCGTCGGGGAGTCGGGCTGCGGAAAATCCACCACCGGCCGCACGATTCTGCGGCTGTTGGAACCGACCTCAGGCCAGGTCCTGTTCGAAGGGCAGGACATCGCCCATCTTTCGCGTCAGTCCATGCGCCGGGTGAGGCGGGATCTGCAGATGGTGTTCCAGGATCCCTTCGCATCCCTCACCCCGACGATGACCGTCGGGGAGCTGATTGAAGAGCCGATGAAGGTTCACGGCTTGTATTCGAAAAGGGAGCGAAAGGAAAAGGTGCGGGAGATGATGGAGACGGTGGGGCTCGATCCCGCTTACATTCAACGCTATCCCCACGAGTTTTCCGGGGGACAGCGCCAGCGGATCGGGATCGCCCGGGCCCTCTCCCTGCGGCCGAAGCTGATCATCGCCGACGAGCCGGTTTCGGCGCTGGACGTGTCGATCCAGTCGCAAATTCTGAATTTGATGGAGGATCTGCAGGATCAGTTCGGACTGACATACATCTTCATCGCCCACGATTTGAGTGTCGTCAAGCACATTTCCGACCGGGTGGGGGTGATGTACCTGGGACGGATGGTGGAGGTCGCTCCCAAGCGGGAACTCTACGGCCATCCGGCGCATCCCTACACCCAGGCGCTGCTGTCCGCCGTGCCGGTGCCCAATCCCCGGCATAAGCGGGAGCGGATCGTGCTGAGCGGGAACGTCCCCAGCCCGGCAAATCCTCCCTCGGGGTGCGCTTTCCACCCGCGCTGTCCCAAGGCCTTCGACCGGTGCGAAGCGGAGCGCCCCGAGATGATCCATCTCGGCGGGGAGCATTACGTGGCCTGTCACTTGTTTGAAGAGAGAGCCCAAACGGGGTGA
- a CDS encoding peptide-binding protein: MKRKSFLISMIFVLSLSVFLAACSQQADDSKSGEAGGQPVPGGTVTLSMFSAPKGVFNPAFYEDQYDAYVLQYTFDSLWAYDDKLQLNVPLLAEKWELSEDGKELTINLRKDAKWHDGEPITADDLIFTWETIADPDYSGPRYYMVEMIKGAKEKHDGKAKTISGVTKVDDHTVKVEFTVARANTLDNLWSTPIPKHVYEGVSVKDMPNHEATKKNPVGSGPFKFKEIKPNEYVVLEKNPHFYEKGKPYLDQVIWKVISQDVAIAALENGEIDFLSDISPNDFETIKAMEHIEIKETQDFSYQYLGFKVNNPKLKDKKLRQAITYGINRKALVDGLLKGHGAVLNQHMPKASWAYNEKLENAYPYDPDKAKQLLEEAGYKDKNGDGFVEDPKGKPFSLKLDYPTGNPIREKTAPIIVEDLKKVGLNVQLAKPREFAAHADAVEKDKVEMWLMGWSLTPDPDPSGIWLSTDPWNYPHWVNKESDKLIKEAVESPEAIQDQNKRKEIYAKWTELVSEEVPYVFLYSQNKIEAWNKRVKGVTFDWRGAIEHYKVMDWWIPKDQQ; this comes from the coding sequence ATGAAACGGAAATCCTTTCTCATCAGTATGATTTTCGTCCTTTCCCTGTCCGTCTTCCTGGCAGCTTGCTCTCAGCAGGCGGACGACAGCAAGAGCGGGGAGGCGGGAGGCCAGCCGGTTCCCGGAGGCACGGTGACTCTGTCGATGTTCAGCGCGCCGAAGGGGGTATTCAACCCGGCTTTCTACGAGGATCAGTATGATGCTTATGTCCTCCAATACACTTTCGATAGTTTGTGGGCTTACGACGACAAGCTGCAGCTCAACGTGCCGCTTTTGGCGGAAAAATGGGAGCTTTCCGAGGATGGCAAGGAGCTGACGATCAATCTGCGGAAGGACGCCAAGTGGCACGACGGCGAACCGATCACGGCGGACGATCTGATCTTCACCTGGGAGACGATTGCTGATCCGGATTACAGCGGTCCCCGCTACTATATGGTGGAGATGATCAAGGGCGCCAAAGAGAAGCATGATGGGAAGGCCAAAACCATCTCCGGAGTGACCAAGGTGGACGACCACACGGTGAAGGTGGAGTTTACGGTGGCCCGTGCCAACACCTTGGACAATCTGTGGAGTACTCCGATTCCGAAACACGTCTATGAAGGGGTTTCGGTGAAGGATATGCCGAACCACGAGGCCACCAAGAAGAACCCGGTCGGCAGCGGCCCCTTCAAATTTAAGGAGATCAAGCCCAACGAGTATGTGGTGCTGGAGAAGAATCCCCATTTCTATGAAAAGGGCAAGCCGTATCTGGATCAGGTCATCTGGAAGGTGATCTCCCAGGATGTGGCCATCGCGGCGCTGGAGAATGGGGAGATTGACTTCCTGTCGGACATTTCCCCGAACGATTTTGAAACGATCAAGGCGATGGAGCACATCGAGATCAAGGAGACCCAGGATTTCAGCTATCAGTATCTGGGCTTCAAGGTGAACAATCCCAAGTTGAAGGATAAAAAGTTGCGTCAGGCAATTACCTACGGCATCAACCGCAAGGCCCTGGTGGACGGTCTGTTGAAGGGGCACGGCGCGGTGCTGAACCAGCACATGCCGAAGGCGAGCTGGGCTTACAACGAGAAATTGGAAAACGCCTATCCCTATGATCCGGATAAGGCCAAGCAGCTCCTGGAGGAAGCCGGGTACAAGGACAAGAACGGAGACGGCTTTGTGGAGGATCCGAAGGGCAAGCCCTTCAGCCTGAAGCTGGATTACCCGACGGGCAACCCGATCCGCGAAAAGACGGCGCCGATCATTGTCGAGGATCTGAAGAAGGTCGGACTCAATGTCCAGCTGGCCAAACCGCGTGAATTTGCCGCCCACGCCGATGCCGTTGAAAAGGACAAGGTGGAGATGTGGCTGATGGGCTGGAGCCTCACCCCCGATCCGGACCCCTCCGGCATCTGGCTCAGCACCGATCCCTGGAACTATCCCCACTGGGTCAACAAGGAAAGCGACAAGTTGATCAAAGAAGCAGTGGAAAGCCCCGAGGCGATCCAGGATCAGAACAAGCGGAAGGAAATCTACGCCAAGTGGACGGAGCTGGTGAGCGAGGAGGTGCCCTACGTCTTCCTCTACTCGCAAAACAAGATCGAGGCGTGGAACAAGCGGGTGAAAGGGGTCACCTTCGACTGGCGCGGTGCCATCGAGCACTATAAGGTGATGGACTGGTGGATTCCGAAGGATCAGCAGTAA